The following are encoded in a window of Castanea sativa cultivar Marrone di Chiusa Pesio chromosome 5, ASM4071231v1 genomic DNA:
- the LOC142633430 gene encoding coniferyl alcohol acyltransferase-like, translating to MGSEGGGGELIVKVSKREVVAAALPLQEHWLPLSNLDLLLPPVDVGVFFCYSLLGKDLSNNFPSMVGVLKKALAQALVTYYAFAGEVVSNPIGEPEILCNNRGVDFVEAFAEAELKDLDFYNPDATVEGKLVPKKKHGVLAVQATELKCGGLVVACTFDHRIADAYSANLFLVSWAEMAQSKPISTVPCFRRSLLNPRRPGSIHPSLNDMYVPVTSLPPPKDPQPGDDYLISRIYYIKADQLNLLQSLATTTNGCRRTKLESFSAFLWKMVAKHAILNNVDKKVTKMGIVVDGRTRFSDGDIDKASLMGSYFGNVLSIPYGGKDVNEIDENPLSYVANEVHEFLDGAVTKEHFLGLIDWVESHRPVPGLAKIYCSGSEDGPAFVVSSGQRFPESKVDFGWGKPLFGSYHFPWGGDSGYVMPMPSPSCNGDWVVYMHLLKGQVELIETEAAHLFRPLTFDYLQHPNKE from the exons ATGGGTtcagaaggaggaggaggagagttGATTGTGAAAGTGAGCAAGAGGGAGGTTGTGGCTGCAGCGCTGCCATTGCAAGAGCATTGGCTACCACTATCCAACCTAGACTTGCTTCTACCCCCAGTTGATGTGGGTGTGTTTTTCTGTTACAGCTTATTGGGAAAGGACCTCTCTAATAATTTTCCCTCCATGGTTGGGGTTCTTAAGAAGGCCTTGGCCCAAGCTCTCGTGACATACTATGCTTTTGCTGGTGAGGTGGTGTCAAATCCTATTGGTGAACCTGAGATTCTTTGCAATAACCGTGGTGTGGACTTTGTCGAAGCTTTTGCTGAGGCAGAGCTTAAAGACCTCGACTTCTATAACCCTGATGCCACCGTTGAAGGCAAACTTGTGCCCAAGAAGAAGCATGGTGTTCTCGCTGTCCAG GCAACCGAGCTAAAGTGTGGTGGGTTGGTCGTGGCGTGTACGTTTGACCACAGAATTGCAGACGCCTACTCTGCCAACCTATTTCTTGTGTCATGGGCTGAGATGGCTCAGTCTAAACCCATCTCTACAGTACCATGTTTTCGTCGTTCTTTACTCAATCCTAGACGCCCTGGTTCAATTCATCCATCTTTGAACGACATGTATGTTCCAGTGACCTCGTTGCCTCCACCCAAAGACCCACAACCTGGTGATGATTATCTTATTAGCCGCATATACTACATTAAGGCTGACCAACTCAACCTGCTCCAATCACTTGCTACCACAACCAATGGTTGCAGGAGGACTAAACTTGAGTCCTTTAGTGCCTTCTTGTGGAAGATGGTTGCTAAACATGCTATTCTTAACAATGTGGACAAAAAGGTAACCAAAATGGGCATTGTTGTGGATGGTAGGACAAGGTTTAGTGATGGAGATATAGACAAAGCTTCACTCATGGGGTCTTACTTTGGAAATGTGCTATCCATACCTTATGGAGGCAAGGATGTAAATGAGATTGATGAAAATCCATTGAGTTATGTGGCAAATGAAGTTCATGAATTCTTGGACGGTGCAGTGACCAAGGAACATTTCTTGGGGCTCATAGATTGGGTGGAGTCTCATCGTCCAGTGCCAGGGTTGGCTAAGATATATTGTAGTGGGAGTGAAGATGGACCAGCTTTTGTGGTATCATCAGGGCAAAGGTTCCCGGAGTCAAAGGTGGATTTTGGATGGGGCAAGCCATTATTTGGGTCATACCATTTTCCATGGGGAGGTGACTCAGGATATGTGATGCCAATGCCAAGTCCAAGCTGCAACGGTGACTGGGTTGTGTACATGCACCTCTTGAAAGGCCAAGTGGAGTTGATAGAGACTGAAGCTGCTCATCTCTTTAGACCCTTGACTTTTGATTATCTCCAACATCCCAACAAAGAATAA